CTCTGAAACATCATCAGGGTGCCGGATTTCTGATGCAAAAAGGATCGGTATTAAATGATCACTCATTATATGCCAATTTGTTTTAACTGTTTCTTCATTGTATATCGGCTCCATAATGGAAACCGATTCAGCCCAGCCTGACTCGCCGCTTTTTGATTTTACTTCTACCAGAATAAAGTCCTTATCCACTTCCGTTCCGACACTTGTTGTAAATGGATTCAGCAGCTCCATTTTGACGTGCCTTAAAACGATGCTTTTAATGTCCATCTTCCCATTCTCCTAGCAGTATCCCTTTTCTTTTTCCAAGAGATATAAGTATTGGTTTTCCGCGGTTATGTCCCTTATCAGATCCGTTACAATCCAGCCTTTGCTGAGATAATGAACGAATACTTCTTTCGTGCTCTCCCTCCATTTCAAAGCCAATTCAAAATCCCGCTTTTTTATATCTTGAAAATTCCCCGGAACCGGGATAAGAATTTTTTCATTTTCATGAAACAACTGTGTATTATCAGGAAAATAAAAGCCATCCGCCATACCTGTTTCCAATGCCATCGGCAGAACCTCTTCAGACCATTGACGTTCAGGACATTCCCCTTTAATTCGCCACTCCACTACAAATCGGTCTGATGGTATGCCTGCATTCATATGGTCTGACATTTCACCATAAGCATTTTCAATATATTGAGTGCATACCGCACCGAGTTTATGCAGATTGAGATTGGCATTAACCGTTTCAAGCGGGTCATATGTCCACGAAATAAGATCATAGCCTTTCTCAAGCGCTGTCTTTTTTGAGCATGTTTCAGCTTTTCTCCAATCCCGAACGCCCGGTACTCCTCGTGAACCCCAAGGCTGTGAGAGCAAAGATATACCTTTGTGCCGTCAAAGCCAGGAAAGCTGTATTGAAATCCAATCAGTTCCTCTTCAAGGAAAGCACCTAACACAAACCCGCCATTTTTAACCGTTGCCACCGTATGATTAACCGGCACCGCTTCTTCCGCACTCCATATGCGGGTTTCAAGTTCGTATACAGCTTCAAGATCCTTAACTGTGTGAAGGTTTTTAATTGCCAGTGATGTTAATTCTTCTTGCTTCATAAACCTTCCCCCTTCCTACATATCCAAAGTTCCCAGTCCTCTATGCTGCTTTTTTTATGAATGCTATAAAGTTTCTAAAAAATAATATGTGCCACAGTTGCTACAATTGGCAGTGTTATAATAGTACGCAGAAGGAAAATTAGAATTAAATCCTTAATGCTGACAGGCAGATTTGAACCTAATAGCAGGCCGCCCATTTCAGACATATATACCAGCTGTGTTACAGAGACACAGGCAATAATAAATCTTGTCATTTCACTTTCAATGCCGCTGCCGATGACAGCTGGAAGGAACATATCTGCAAATCCAACCACCATTGTCTGGGCTGCTTCAGCTGCCTCCGGAATTTGCATCAGGGCCAGGATCGGTTCAAACGGCTTGCCAAGAATAGTAAATGCAGGGGTAAATTCAGCTATTACCAAGGCAACCGTTCCAATCGCCATAACAATTGGCAGTACTCCCATCCACATGTCCAAAACATTTTCAACACCTTCTTTTACAACAGCGGCTGCACTATTATTTGTACGCGCTTTCTTAATAGCATTATTTAATCCCCATTTAACAGGTGTAGTGTGTGTAGGGATATTCGTTTCCGCCTTGAGCTCTGTCCCTTCATAAGCTGTATCCGCTTTCCTTGATAAAGGCGGTATTCGAGGCATTACTATAGCTGCCACCAGACCAGCCAGAATAATCGTTAAATAATAATGAATGAAGTATTGCTCTAAGTTTAAATATTGAATAATTACAATTGTAAAAGTAATGGAAACAACAGAGAAGGTTGTTGCCACCACTGCTGCCTCACGCTTTGTGTAATACCCTTCTTCGTA
This window of the Cytobacillus pseudoceanisediminis genome carries:
- a CDS encoding YjiH family protein; the encoded protein is MSSLSKKMIQQEERPSYTTGDYLKFLIPSLIGVLLFMVPIQGADGITIPVAYLANQINGLLGDSIPSITVLIMALSVIGSLIAVIFKPGFILDSPYLNKLLNVSKFWVAARLFGTVFAIITLFEFGLEPIYSENTGALLIYDLIPILFTTFLLAGLLLPLLLNFGLLEFFGALLIKVMRPVFKLPGRSSLDCLASWVGDGTIGVLLTTKQYEEGYYTKREAAVVATTFSVVSITFTIVIIQYLNLEQYFIHYYLTIILAGLVAAIVMPRIPPLSRKADTAYEGTELKAETNIPTHTTPVKWGLNNAIKKARTNNSAAAVVKEGVENVLDMWMGVLPIVMAIGTVALVIAEFTPAFTILGKPFEPILALMQIPEAAEAAQTMVVGFADMFLPAVIGSGIESEMTRFIIACVSVTQLVYMSEMGGLLLGSNLPVSIKDLILIFLLRTIITLPIVATVAHIIF